In Paraburkholderia bryophila, a single genomic region encodes these proteins:
- a CDS encoding DUF2147 domain-containing protein, which produces MMQFTQRARAIALRTAKQAALAGVLLASAMTAMAQTTSPVGMWQTIDDHTGQPKALVQIAQDGGGSLTGKVVKGLGPNDQPDRRCTACTDARKDQPILGMTIINDMKKDGDGWDHGQILDPENGKLYKCKMHLEDGGNKLVVRGYIGIALLGRSQTWVRQQ; this is translated from the coding sequence AAACAGGCCGCGCTCGCCGGCGTATTGCTGGCCAGCGCCATGACCGCCATGGCGCAAACCACCAGCCCGGTCGGCATGTGGCAAACCATCGACGATCACACCGGCCAGCCCAAGGCGCTCGTGCAGATCGCACAAGACGGCGGCGGCTCGCTCACCGGCAAGGTGGTCAAGGGGCTCGGACCAAACGACCAGCCGGATCGCCGCTGCACCGCCTGCACCGACGCGCGCAAGGATCAGCCGATTCTCGGCATGACGATCATCAACGACATGAAGAAGGACGGCGACGGCTGGGATCACGGGCAGATTCTCGACCCGGAAAACGGCAAGCTCTACAAGTGCAAGATGCACCTGGAAGATGGCGGCAACAAGCTGGTGGTGCGCGGCTATATCGGCATTGCGCTGCTGGGCCGCTCGCAGACGTGGGTCCGTCAGCAGTAA
- a CDS encoding 2-oxoglutarate dehydrogenase E1 component has product MMKQFQSNSYLFGGNAPYVEEMYEAYLDNPASVPENWRSYFDALQNVPASDGSNANDVAHGPIVESFAQRAKANAFIPRAATGGEDLATSRKQVYVQSLIGAYRFLGSQWANLDPLKRRERPAIPELEPAFYDFTEADLDQEFSATNLYFGFERASLREIVKALRDTYCGTIGAEYMYISDPEQKRWWKEKLESIRSTPNFSNDKKKHILNRLTAAEGLERFLHTKYVGQKRFSLEGGESFIASMDEVVRHGGANGVQEIVIGMAHRGRLNVLVNTLGKMPADLFAEFEGKHVDDLPAGDVKYHKGFSSDVSTEGGPVHLSLAFNPSHLEIVNPVVEGSAKARMDRRGDDSGLQVLPVQIHGDAAFAGQGVVMETLNLAQTRGYGTHGTLHIVINNQIGFTTSDPRDSRSTLYCSDVVKMIEAPVLHVNGDDPEAVVLATQLAIDFRMQFHKDVVVDIVCFRKLGHNEQDTPAVTQPLMYKTIAKHPGTRALYAEKLVQQGVITAEEGDDFVKAYRKAMDEGHHTVDPVLSNYKSKYAVDWVPFLNRKWTDAADTAVPLAELKRLAERITTVPENFKVHPLVERVLNDRRAMGRGEAKLDWGMGEHLAFASLVASGYAVRLTGQDSGRGTFTHRHSVLHDQNRERWNDGTYVPLQNIAEGQAKFNVIDSVLSEEAVLGFEYGYSTAEPNTFVAWEAQFGDFVNGAQVVIDQFISSGEVKWGRVSGLTMLLPHGYEGQGPEHSSARIERFLQLCADHNMQVVQPTTPAQIFHLLRRQMIRLFRKPLIVATPKSLLRHKEAVSDLSELAKGAFQPIIGEVDEAVDAKKVKRVVACSGRVYYDLVAHRREAKQYDVAILRIEQLYPFAHKQFESEMKKYDNATEVVWVQDEPQNQGPWFYIEHHLKEGMKDGQKLAYSGRPASASPAVGYYAKHYEQQKALVEGAFGRLKSSSIAK; this is encoded by the coding sequence ATGATGAAGCAATTCCAGTCGAACTCTTATCTGTTCGGCGGCAATGCTCCGTACGTAGAAGAAATGTACGAAGCGTATCTCGACAATCCGGCGTCAGTGCCCGAGAACTGGCGCAGCTATTTCGACGCGTTGCAGAATGTTCCTGCATCGGACGGCAGCAATGCCAACGACGTGGCCCACGGCCCGATCGTCGAATCGTTTGCTCAACGGGCCAAGGCTAACGCCTTCATCCCGCGCGCGGCCACCGGCGGCGAAGACCTCGCTACCTCCCGCAAGCAAGTCTATGTGCAGTCCCTCATCGGCGCATATCGCTTCCTCGGCTCGCAATGGGCCAATCTCGATCCGCTGAAGCGCCGCGAACGTCCCGCTATCCCCGAACTCGAACCCGCGTTCTACGACTTCACCGAAGCCGATCTGGACCAGGAGTTCAGCGCCACGAACCTGTATTTCGGTTTCGAGCGCGCGTCGCTGCGCGAGATCGTCAAGGCATTGCGTGACACGTACTGCGGCACGATCGGCGCCGAGTACATGTACATCAGCGATCCGGAACAGAAGCGCTGGTGGAAAGAGAAGCTCGAGTCGATCCGTTCGACGCCGAATTTCTCGAACGACAAGAAAAAGCACATTCTGAACCGTTTGACGGCCGCTGAAGGCCTCGAGCGCTTCCTGCACACCAAGTACGTCGGCCAGAAACGCTTCTCGCTCGAAGGCGGCGAAAGCTTCATCGCGTCGATGGACGAAGTCGTGCGTCATGGCGGCGCCAACGGCGTCCAGGAAATCGTCATCGGCATGGCCCACCGTGGCCGTCTGAACGTGCTGGTCAATACGCTGGGCAAGATGCCGGCGGACCTGTTCGCCGAATTCGAAGGCAAGCACGTCGACGACCTGCCGGCCGGCGACGTCAAGTACCACAAGGGTTTCTCGTCGGACGTCTCGACCGAAGGCGGCCCGGTTCACCTGTCGCTCGCATTCAATCCGTCGCACCTCGAAATCGTCAACCCGGTGGTCGAAGGTTCGGCGAAGGCCCGCATGGACCGTCGCGGCGACGACAGCGGCCTGCAAGTGCTGCCGGTGCAGATCCACGGCGACGCGGCCTTCGCGGGCCAGGGCGTCGTGATGGAAACGCTGAACCTCGCGCAAACGCGCGGTTACGGCACGCACGGCACGCTGCACATCGTCATCAACAACCAGATCGGCTTCACGACGTCGGATCCGCGCGACTCGCGCTCCACGTTGTACTGCTCGGATGTGGTCAAGATGATCGAAGCGCCGGTGCTGCACGTGAACGGCGACGATCCCGAAGCGGTCGTGCTGGCAACGCAGCTGGCTATCGACTTCCGGATGCAGTTCCACAAAGACGTGGTTGTCGACATCGTCTGTTTCCGCAAGCTGGGTCACAACGAGCAGGACACGCCGGCGGTCACGCAGCCGCTGATGTACAAGACCATTGCCAAGCACCCGGGCACGCGCGCGCTGTACGCTGAAAAGCTGGTGCAGCAAGGCGTGATCACCGCGGAAGAAGGCGACGATTTCGTCAAGGCGTACCGCAAGGCGATGGACGAAGGTCACCACACGGTCGACCCGGTCCTGTCGAACTACAAGAGCAAGTACGCGGTGGATTGGGTGCCGTTCCTGAACCGCAAGTGGACCGACGCAGCCGACACGGCCGTGCCGCTCGCGGAACTGAAGCGCCTTGCCGAGCGCATCACCACGGTGCCGGAAAACTTCAAGGTTCACCCGCTGGTCGAGCGCGTTCTCAACGACCGTCGCGCGATGGGCCGTGGCGAAGCCAAGCTCGATTGGGGTATGGGCGAGCACCTGGCATTCGCGTCGCTGGTCGCGTCCGGTTACGCCGTGCGCCTGACCGGTCAGGACTCGGGCCGCGGCACGTTCACGCACCGTCACTCGGTGCTGCACGATCAGAACCGCGAACGCTGGAACGACGGCACGTACGTGCCGCTGCAGAACATTGCCGAAGGTCAGGCGAAGTTCAACGTGATCGACTCGGTGCTGTCGGAAGAAGCGGTGCTCGGTTTCGAGTATGGCTACTCGACCGCTGAACCGAATACGTTCGTCGCGTGGGAAGCGCAGTTCGGCGACTTCGTGAACGGCGCGCAAGTCGTGATCGACCAGTTCATCTCGTCGGGCGAAGTGAAGTGGGGCCGCGTGTCGGGTCTCACTATGCTCCTGCCGCACGGCTATGAAGGCCAGGGTCCGGAACACTCGTCGGCACGTATCGAGCGTTTCCTGCAACTGTGCGCGGATCACAACATGCAGGTCGTTCAACCGACCACGCCGGCGCAGATTTTCCATCTGTTGCGCCGTCAGATGATCCGCCTGTTCCGCAAGCCGCTGATCGTCGCGACGCCGAAGTCGCTGCTGCGCCACAAGGAAGCGGTGTCGGATCTGTCGGAACTCGCGAAGGGCGCGTTCCAGCCGATCATCGGCGAAGTGGACGAAGCCGTCGACGCGAAGAAGGTCAAGCGCGTGGTGGCCTGCTCGGGCCGCGTGTATTACGACCTCGTCGCGCATCGCCGCGAAGCGAAGCAGTACGACGTCGCGATCCTCCGTATCGAACAGCTCTATCCGTTCGCGCACAAGCAGTTCGAATCGGAAATGAAGAAGTACGACAACGCGACCGAAGTGGTCTGGGTGCAGGACGAGCCGCAGAATCAAGGCCCGTGGTTCTACATCGAGCATCACCTGAAGGAAGGCATGAAGGACGGGCAGAAGCTGGCGTACAGCGGCCGTCCGGCTTCGGCCTCGCCGGCAGTCGGCTACTACGCGAAGCACTACGAGCAGCAGAAGGCGCTGGTCGAAGGCGCGTTCGGCCGTCTCAAGAGCTCGTCGATCGCTAAATAA
- the odhB gene encoding 2-oxoglutarate dehydrogenase complex dihydrolipoyllysine-residue succinyltransferase: protein MAIVEVKVPQLSESVSEATMLQWKKKPGEAVAIDEILIEIETDKVVLEVPAPAAGVLAQIISNDGDIVAADQVIAKIDTEGKAGAAAVEAEVKPAPVAEPAQAAAPAAQAASATGANTAASPAAGKLMAEKGLSSGDVAGTGRDGRITKGDVLTAGAPAAKAAPAPAAAAPKAAKPSLPEVKGPASADQWLKDRPEQRVPMSRLRARIAERLLESQQTNAILTTFNEVNMAPVMDLRNKYKDKFEKEHGVKLGFMSFFVKAAVHALKKYPLVNASIDGNDIVYHGYFDIGIAVGSPRGLVVPILRNADQLSLAEIEKKIAEFGQKAKDGKLSIDEMTGGTFSISNGGVFGSMLSTPIINPPQSAILGVHATKERAVVENGQIVIRPMNYLALSYDHRIIDGREAVLSLVAMKDALEDPARLLLDL from the coding sequence ATGGCTATTGTTGAAGTCAAGGTTCCCCAGCTGTCCGAGTCGGTCTCGGAAGCCACGATGCTGCAGTGGAAGAAGAAGCCCGGCGAGGCTGTCGCCATCGACGAAATTCTCATCGAAATCGAGACCGACAAGGTCGTGCTCGAAGTGCCGGCACCCGCAGCCGGCGTGCTCGCGCAAATCATCTCGAACGACGGCGACATCGTCGCCGCCGATCAGGTGATCGCGAAGATCGACACCGAAGGCAAGGCTGGCGCCGCTGCCGTCGAAGCCGAAGTGAAGCCGGCTCCGGTTGCTGAACCGGCACAAGCCGCTGCTCCGGCCGCACAAGCCGCCTCCGCAACGGGTGCGAACACCGCTGCTTCGCCGGCTGCCGGCAAGCTGATGGCGGAGAAGGGTCTGTCGTCGGGCGACGTCGCCGGCACGGGCCGCGACGGCCGCATCACCAAGGGCGACGTGCTGACCGCCGGCGCCCCGGCTGCCAAGGCCGCACCGGCTCCGGCCGCTGCCGCACCGAAGGCGGCCAAGCCGTCGCTGCCGGAAGTCAAGGGCCCGGCCTCGGCCGACCAGTGGCTGAAGGACCGCCCGGAACAACGCGTGCCGATGTCGCGTCTGCGCGCACGGATCGCCGAACGTCTGCTCGAGTCGCAGCAAACCAACGCCATCCTGACCACGTTCAACGAAGTGAACATGGCTCCGGTGATGGACCTGCGCAACAAGTACAAAGACAAGTTCGAAAAAGAACATGGCGTGAAGCTCGGCTTCATGTCGTTCTTCGTCAAGGCGGCGGTTCACGCGCTGAAGAAGTACCCGCTGGTGAACGCGTCGATCGACGGCAACGACATCGTCTATCACGGCTACTTCGACATTGGTATCGCGGTCGGTTCGCCGCGTGGCCTGGTGGTGCCGATCCTGCGCAATGCAGATCAGCTGAGCCTCGCTGAAATCGAGAAGAAGATCGCCGAATTCGGTCAGAAAGCGAAAGACGGGAAGCTGTCGATCGACGAAATGACCGGCGGTACGTTCTCGATCTCGAACGGTGGTGTGTTCGGTTCGATGCTGTCGACCCCGATCATCAACCCGCCGCAATCCGCGATTCTCGGCGTGCACGCCACCAAGGAACGCGCTGTGGTCGAAAACGGCCAGATCGTGATCCGCCCGATGAACTACCTGGCGCTGTCGTACGACCACCGCATCATCGACGGTCGCGAAGCGGTGCTGTCGCTGGTGGCCATGAAAGACGCGCTGGAAGATCCGGCTCGTCTGTTGCTCGACCTGTAA
- the typA gene encoding translational GTPase TypA: MTRALRNIAIIAHVDHGKTTLVDQLLRQTATFRDNQQVVERVMDSNDIEKERGITILSKNCAVEYEGTHINIVDTPGHADFGGEVERVLSMVDSVLLLVDAVEGPMPQTRFVTKKALALGLKPIVVINKVDRPGARIDWVINQTFDLFDKLGATDEQLDFPIVYASGLNGYAGLTQDVREGDMRPLFEAVLQHVPVRPADPSAPLQLQITSLDYSSYVGRIGVGRITRGTIKPGMSVAVRSGPDGAILNRKINQVLSFKGLERVQVESAEAGDIVLINGIEEIGIGVTICAPEQPEALPMITVDEPTLTMNFLVNSSPLAGREGKFVTSRQIRDRLMKELNHNVALRVKETGDETTFEVAGRGELHLTILVENMRREGYELAVSRPRVVMQEIDGVKHEPYENLTVDMEDGHQGGVMEELGRRKGEMLDMASDGRGRTRLEYRISARGLIGFQSEFLTLTRGTGLMSHTFDSYQPVREGAVGERRNGVLISQDDGAAVAYALWKLQDRGRMFVSPGEPLYEGMIIGIHSRDNDLVVNPIKGKQLTNVRSSGTDEAVRLVPPIQMSLEYAVEFIDDDELVEVTPQSIRLRKRYLKEHERRSASRKGAVD; encoded by the coding sequence ATGACCCGCGCCCTACGCAACATCGCCATCATTGCCCACGTCGACCACGGCAAGACTACGCTCGTCGATCAACTGCTCCGTCAGACCGCCACGTTCCGCGACAACCAGCAGGTCGTCGAGCGCGTGATGGACTCGAACGACATCGAAAAAGAACGTGGTATCACGATTCTGTCGAAGAACTGCGCGGTCGAGTACGAAGGCACGCACATCAACATCGTCGACACGCCGGGCCACGCCGACTTCGGCGGCGAAGTGGAGCGCGTGCTGTCGATGGTCGACTCGGTGCTGCTGCTGGTGGACGCGGTCGAAGGCCCGATGCCGCAAACGCGCTTCGTGACCAAGAAAGCGCTGGCGCTCGGCCTGAAGCCGATCGTCGTGATCAATAAGGTCGACCGGCCGGGCGCGCGGATCGACTGGGTGATCAACCAGACGTTCGACCTGTTCGACAAGCTGGGTGCAACGGATGAACAACTCGACTTCCCGATCGTCTACGCGTCGGGCCTGAACGGTTACGCCGGTTTGACGCAAGACGTGCGTGAAGGCGACATGCGTCCGCTGTTCGAAGCCGTGCTGCAACACGTGCCGGTGCGCCCGGCTGATCCGAGCGCGCCGCTGCAACTGCAGATCACGTCGCTGGACTATTCGTCGTACGTCGGCCGTATCGGCGTGGGCCGTATCACGCGCGGCACGATCAAGCCGGGCATGTCGGTCGCCGTTCGTTCGGGCCCTGATGGCGCGATCCTGAACCGCAAGATCAACCAGGTGCTGTCGTTCAAGGGTCTCGAGCGCGTGCAGGTCGAGTCGGCTGAAGCCGGCGACATCGTGCTGATCAACGGTATCGAAGAAATCGGTATCGGCGTGACCATCTGCGCACCGGAACAACCGGAAGCGCTGCCCATGATCACCGTCGACGAACCGACGCTGACCATGAACTTCCTCGTCAATTCGTCGCCGCTGGCCGGCCGCGAAGGCAAGTTCGTCACGAGCCGTCAGATTCGTGACCGCCTGATGAAGGAACTGAACCACAACGTCGCGTTGCGCGTGAAAGAAACCGGCGACGAAACCACGTTCGAAGTGGCAGGCCGCGGTGAATTGCACCTGACCATTCTGGTGGAAAACATGCGTCGCGAAGGCTATGAGCTGGCCGTGTCGCGTCCGCGCGTGGTGATGCAGGAAATCGACGGCGTGAAGCACGAGCCGTACGAAAACCTGACCGTCGACATGGAAGACGGCCACCAGGGTGGCGTGATGGAAGAGCTGGGCCGCCGTAAGGGCGAAATGCTCGACATGGCGTCGGACGGCCGTGGCCGTACGCGTCTCGAGTACCGTATTTCGGCGCGCGGCCTGATCGGCTTCCAGTCGGAATTCCTCACGCTCACGCGCGGCACGGGCCTGATGAGCCACACGTTCGACTCGTATCAGCCGGTCCGTGAGGGCGCGGTGGGCGAGCGTCGCAACGGCGTGCTGATTTCGCAGGACGACGGCGCGGCTGTCGCCTACGCACTGTGGAAGCTGCAGGATCGCGGCCGTATGTTCGTGTCGCCGGGCGAGCCGCTGTACGAAGGCATGATCATCGGCATTCACAGCCGTGACAACGACCTGGTCGTGAACCCGATCAAGGGCAAGCAACTGACCAACGTGCGTTCGTCGGGTACCGACGAAGCGGTGCGCCTCGTGCCGCCGATCCAGATGTCGCTGGAATACGCGGTCGAATTCATCGACGACGACGAACTCGTCGAAGTCACGCCGCAATCCATCCGACTGCGCAAGCGTTACCTGAAGGAACACGAGCGCCGCAGCGCAAGCCGTAAGGGCGCAGTGGACTAA
- the lpdA gene encoding dihydrolipoyl dehydrogenase, whose amino-acid sequence MSKEFDVVVIGAGPGGYIAAIRAAQLGKTVACIEKWKNPAGTLKLGGTCLNVGCIPSKALLASSEEFENASHHLGDHGISVENVKVDIAKMLARKESIVEKMTKGIEFLFRKNKITWLKGHGKFTGKTDAGVQIEVSGEGETEVVTAKNVIIATGSKARHLPGIPVDNRIVADNEGALTFDTVPKKLAVIGAGVIGLELGSVWRRLGADVTVLEALPEFLGAADQSLAKEAAKQFKKQGLDIHVGVKVGEIKATDKNVTIAYTDKDGNAQSLEADRLIVSIGRVPNTDNLGLEAIGLKANERGFIDVNDHCATAVPNVYAIGDVVRGPMLAHKAEDEGVLVAEIIDGQKPHIDYNCIPWVIYTEPEIAWVGKTEQQLKAEGREVKTGQFPFMANGRALGINKAEGFVKMIADAKTDELLGVHIISANASDLIAEAVVAMEFKAASEDIGRICHPHPSLSEVMREAALAVDKRALNM is encoded by the coding sequence ATGTCCAAAGAATTTGACGTCGTCGTGATCGGCGCAGGCCCCGGCGGTTATATCGCCGCCATCCGCGCAGCGCAGCTCGGCAAGACCGTCGCGTGTATCGAGAAGTGGAAGAACCCGGCCGGCACGCTGAAGCTCGGCGGCACGTGCCTGAACGTGGGTTGCATTCCGTCGAAGGCGTTGCTCGCGTCGTCGGAAGAATTTGAAAACGCATCGCATCACCTGGGCGACCACGGCATCTCCGTGGAAAACGTCAAGGTCGACATCGCGAAGATGCTGGCCCGCAAGGAAAGCATCGTCGAGAAGATGACCAAGGGTATCGAATTCCTGTTCCGCAAGAACAAGATCACGTGGCTCAAGGGTCACGGCAAGTTCACCGGCAAGACGGACGCCGGCGTGCAGATCGAAGTGAGCGGCGAAGGCGAGACGGAAGTCGTCACGGCAAAGAACGTGATCATCGCCACGGGTTCGAAGGCGCGTCATCTGCCGGGCATTCCGGTCGACAACAGGATCGTCGCCGACAACGAAGGCGCACTGACGTTCGACACCGTGCCGAAGAAGCTGGCCGTGATCGGCGCCGGCGTGATCGGTCTGGAACTCGGTTCGGTGTGGCGTCGTCTGGGCGCGGACGTGACCGTGCTCGAAGCGCTGCCGGAATTCCTCGGCGCGGCTGACCAGTCGCTGGCTAAAGAAGCCGCCAAGCAGTTCAAGAAGCAGGGTCTGGACATTCACGTCGGCGTGAAGGTCGGCGAAATCAAGGCAACGGACAAGAATGTCACGATCGCTTACACGGACAAGGACGGCAACGCGCAATCGCTTGAAGCCGACCGCCTGATCGTTTCGATCGGCCGCGTGCCGAACACCGACAACCTCGGCCTCGAAGCGATCGGCCTGAAGGCCAACGAGCGCGGCTTCATCGACGTCAACGACCACTGCGCGACGGCGGTGCCGAACGTGTACGCGATCGGCGACGTGGTGCGTGGCCCGATGCTCGCGCACAAGGCGGAAGACGAAGGCGTGCTGGTGGCCGAGATCATCGACGGTCAGAAGCCGCATATCGACTACAACTGCATTCCGTGGGTGATCTACACCGAACCGGAAATCGCGTGGGTCGGCAAGACCGAACAGCAACTGAAGGCGGAAGGCCGCGAAGTCAAGACGGGCCAGTTCCCGTTCATGGCGAACGGCCGCGCGCTCGGCATCAACAAGGCGGAAGGTTTCGTCAAGATGATCGCCGACGCGAAGACCGACGAACTGCTCGGCGTGCACATCATCTCGGCCAACGCATCGGACCTGATCGCGGAAGCCGTGGTGGCGATGGAATTCAAGGCGGCGTCGGAAGATATCGGCCGCATTTGCCATCCGCACCCGTCGTTGTCGGAAGTCATGCGCGAAGCGGCTCTGGCCGTGGACAAGCGCGCGCTGAACATGTAA
- a CDS encoding transposase: MDPYRDINDEEWQRVAPLLPELRPRAELRGRPLANTRSVLNGVLWVMYSGATWSAMPRKYPSYQTCHRRFKAWYASGVLKRVTEQLFGAASEELCNLMEARMRTHPGAEQKSVDTDPSRTVAPAVYKPAPTTPLPVSPFAFGSPFKHAA; encoded by the coding sequence ATGGATCCGTACCGTGATATCAATGATGAAGAATGGCAACGCGTTGCACCGTTGCTCCCCGAACTGCGGCCGCGCGCCGAACTGCGCGGCCGGCCTCTTGCCAATACCCGTTCGGTGCTGAATGGCGTGCTGTGGGTCATGTACAGCGGCGCCACCTGGTCCGCCATGCCGCGTAAATATCCGTCTTACCAGACCTGCCATCGCCGCTTCAAGGCGTGGTATGCGTCGGGTGTGCTCAAGCGCGTGACGGAGCAACTGTTCGGCGCAGCGAGCGAAGAGCTTTGCAATTTGATGGAAGCGCGCATGCGAACGCATCCGGGCGCGGAACAGAAGAGCGTCGACACCGACCCAAGCCGCACCGTCGCGCCGGCCGTGTACAAACCGGCTCCCACGACACCGCTGCCGGTCTCGCCATTCGCTTTTGGGTCGCCTTTCAAGCACGCTGCATGA
- the zapE gene encoding cell division protein ZapE: MNVTEYYEKELQTRGYQSDPAQLAAVDRLQRCFEEWTEYKSRRSNAFKKLIIHPDLPRGVYLWGGVGRGKSFLMDSFYMIVPVQRKTRLHFHEFMREVHRELEELKGTADPLDELARRIAKRYRLICFDEFHVSDIADAMILYRLLDKLFENGVQFVMTSNYDPDTLYPDGLHRDRMLPAIELIKSKLDVVNVDAGIDYRQRTLAQVEVYHTPLGAASDKALRDAFARLAAVPDESPILRIEKRELKALRKADGVVWFDFATLCGGPRSQNDYLELASRFHAVVLSGVPQMSVRMASEARRFTWLIDVFYDHKVKLLMSAAVPPEELYVDGPMANEFTRTVSRIVEMQSKEYLDTPRRIVDTSLT; this comes from the coding sequence ATGAACGTCACCGAATACTACGAAAAAGAACTGCAGACGCGGGGCTATCAATCGGACCCGGCGCAGCTCGCGGCGGTCGACCGTCTGCAGCGGTGTTTTGAAGAGTGGACCGAGTACAAATCGCGCCGCTCGAATGCGTTCAAGAAGCTGATCATTCATCCGGACCTGCCGCGCGGCGTCTACTTGTGGGGCGGCGTAGGGCGGGGCAAGAGCTTCCTGATGGACAGCTTCTACATGATCGTGCCGGTGCAGCGCAAAACGCGGCTGCATTTCCACGAGTTCATGCGCGAAGTGCATCGCGAACTGGAAGAGCTGAAAGGCACCGCCGATCCGCTCGACGAACTCGCGCGCCGGATTGCGAAGCGCTACCGGCTGATCTGCTTCGACGAATTCCACGTGTCGGATATCGCCGACGCGATGATCCTCTACCGTCTGCTCGACAAGCTGTTCGAGAACGGTGTGCAGTTCGTGATGACGTCCAACTACGATCCGGACACGCTGTATCCGGACGGCCTGCATCGCGACCGCATGCTGCCGGCGATCGAACTGATCAAGAGCAAGCTCGACGTGGTCAACGTCGACGCCGGCATCGACTACCGGCAACGCACGCTGGCTCAGGTCGAGGTGTATCACACGCCGCTCGGCGCGGCGTCGGACAAAGCCTTGCGCGACGCGTTCGCGCGCCTCGCCGCGGTGCCCGACGAGAGCCCGATCCTGCGCATCGAAAAGCGCGAGCTGAAGGCGCTGCGTAAAGCGGACGGCGTCGTGTGGTTCGATTTCGCGACGCTCTGCGGTGGCCCGCGTTCGCAGAACGACTACCTCGAACTGGCGAGCCGCTTTCACGCGGTGGTGCTCTCCGGCGTGCCGCAGATGTCGGTGCGCATGGCGTCGGAAGCGCGCCGCTTCACGTGGCTGATCGACGTGTTTTACGATCACAAGGTCAAGCTGCTGATGTCGGCGGCGGTGCCGCCGGAAGAGCTTTATGTCGATGGCCCGATGGCGAACGAATTCACGCGCACGGTCTCGCGCATCGTCGAAATGCAATCGAAGGAATACCTCGATACGCCGCGTCGGATCGTGGATACGTCGCTGACCTGA
- a CDS encoding MarR family winged helix-turn-helix transcriptional regulator, whose protein sequence is MTEHSPTPTPDLSQYQLGESVGYLLSRVKSTMSNLVTQRSMAELGITSQQGSILFMVASGKCLLAAELAREYGIDASAVTRLVDRLEKRGLLTRVRSNEDRRVVRLALTPEGHAIAAKMPAIFNGVLDDLLNGFTPEEVGFLKSMLRRVLVNSGEQTGLTRDAASNFDSKSS, encoded by the coding sequence ATGACGGAGCATTCCCCTACTCCCACGCCGGACCTCAGCCAGTATCAGCTCGGCGAAAGCGTCGGCTATCTGCTGTCGCGCGTGAAATCGACCATGTCGAACCTGGTCACGCAACGTAGCATGGCCGAACTGGGCATCACCAGCCAGCAGGGCAGCATCCTGTTCATGGTGGCGAGCGGCAAATGCCTGCTGGCGGCCGAACTGGCGCGCGAATACGGCATCGACGCGAGCGCCGTCACGCGTCTGGTCGACCGGTTGGAGAAGCGCGGCCTGCTGACCCGGGTGCGCAGCAACGAAGACCGGCGCGTGGTGCGCCTCGCGCTGACGCCGGAAGGTCACGCGATCGCGGCGAAAATGCCGGCCATTTTCAACGGTGTGCTGGACGACCTGCTGAACGGCTTCACGCCCGAAGAAGTGGGTTTTCTGAAGAGCATGTTGCGCCGTGTGCTCGTCAATTCCGGTGAACAAACGGGACTAACCCGTGATGCAGCAAGCAATTTTGACAGCAAATCGTCATAG